aataaaacatttttcaatattttgaaaataatgaaatatatgtaaataaaaaaagaataaactaATATATCGAAAATTCCAACCTTAGGTGCCACGTTCGCCTCCATGTCATAATTGATCATCAATTTTTTTGTCTTGTTATGTAagattttcattcaaattttgtgaattaattaagtctaaaataatgctttttaatttaaagggattaaatgttttactttaataaaagttaaattttactcGTACATTCAATTGTTTGATAGGATATCGGATTAAAGATTGATCATGAGAAATTGATCCTCCTTCTACCTATTAGGATTACAcaataaacacaattaaaaattaatagaaaatttataatCTCTATCACTTAGGGCTTGTGTAACGTTAAGGAAAAATGTTAAGAGGGAAAAATCAATTTAGgcataattgtaaaaaaaacccCTCAACGTTTGAGGGCTTTTGGTTTTGTGCCCttgatctttttatttttggattgacACCCTCaacattatgattttttaagaaATCAATTCAGTTTTAACGGTCAACTCATATTGACCATTAATCAAATTGTAGGTTAACATAATAGCccatgtggcatgccacataaGCGCACGACGTCATGGATGACGCCatctatttaacaaaattttttctctcattttctcttttgCCAAACACcactttttttcttcaaaacacATGGTTGCtgccattttttttctctcattttctctcttgcCAAACACCATTTTTCTTATTCAAAACATATGGTTGGAGTAACTGGAGATGAATGCAACCCGGTTTCAACaaaaaacccaaacccaaattCCATTTGCTTCACCGACGATGCTGAGTTTGTGGATCCGGATCCAGGTCACTCTTTCGAAGCTGTTGAACAATAGGTATAAACCACGCAAATCCACGGTTTAGCTCCTTAAATGAAAAATGTCTCcttaatttttcagttttacattaaaaaaacaacGATCGcagttcaaaattttgaatcatttaaaaataacaattgcAAAGAAAGCAGATGAGATCTgaaaaaaacaagtaaaattaCCTTTTTGTGAGAATCCATGGAAGAAATAGAAAAGTAATGACTCTTAGGAATTTTAACAAGCCttaaggaagaaaaataaaaatcctgaACGACAATATCAGCCGTTGATTCTTGTGGTTGTTTTAGAGTGAGGGTTAGAGTAGTAGAAGATGACGAAGAAGTATCATGATGATCGAtgataatgttattattttgttgattcGAAGAAGAAGGAATCAAATGGCAAGGTTGAAACCAGCGACGAACACCATCCACGAGACTTCCACTTCCCCCCATATACTATTTTTTACTTGGATTCACAGCCAACCAATATCAACATTAATAATTCCCTTAATAATTTTCCGCTGGTTAGCATAGCCAGCTGTGGTGTCTAGGTTGTCAACATCGTAGTCAAAGCTA
The sequence above is a segment of the Gossypium raimondii isolate GPD5lz chromosome 4, ASM2569854v1, whole genome shotgun sequence genome. Coding sequences within it:
- the LOC105781048 gene encoding mitogen-activated protein kinase 8-like gives rise to the protein MGGSGSLVDGVRRWFQPCHLIPSSSNQQNNNIIIDHHDTSSSSSTTLTLTLKQPQESTADIVVQDFYFSSLRLVKIPKSHYFSISSMDSHKKLRKSDLDPDPQTQHRR